In the genome of Myxococcus stipitatus, one region contains:
- a CDS encoding YiiX/YebB-like N1pC/P60 family cysteine hydrolase, whose amino-acid sequence MRGLLVLGLWLWGLGAVAEPRETLESKLQTGDVVLHTSRSRQSKAIQAATHSSLSHVGLVEVTPKGVFVVEAVQPVQRVPFAKWKARGVNGHILVLRPENLDLATRERVLSAAKKHLGKPYDWKFGWGDEAMYCSELVRKAYIEGAGVEYGAMERLGSLDVAGLQQQMRERYGTQVPLDLELVTPASLARDGRLVVIHSDFPEGC is encoded by the coding sequence ATGCGAGGGCTGCTGGTGCTGGGGCTGTGGTTGTGGGGACTCGGCGCGGTCGCGGAGCCGCGAGAGACACTCGAGTCGAAGCTGCAGACCGGAGACGTGGTGCTGCACACCTCGCGCTCCCGGCAGTCGAAGGCCATCCAGGCGGCCACGCACAGCTCGCTGTCACATGTCGGGCTGGTGGAGGTCACCCCCAAGGGGGTGTTCGTGGTGGAGGCCGTGCAGCCGGTGCAGCGAGTCCCCTTCGCGAAGTGGAAGGCGCGGGGGGTGAATGGGCACATCCTGGTGCTACGTCCTGAGAATCTGGATCTGGCGACCCGGGAACGCGTCCTGAGCGCGGCGAAGAAGCACCTGGGCAAGCCCTATGACTGGAAGTTCGGTTGGGGCGACGAGGCGATGTACTGCTCGGAGCTGGTGCGCAAGGCGTACATCGAGGGCGCGGGTGTGGAGTACGGGGCGATGGAGCGGCTGGGCTCGCTCGATGTCGCGGGGCTCCAGCAGCAGATGCGCGAGCGTTATGGCACCCAGGTCCCTCTGGACCTGGAGCTGGTGACGCCCGCCAGCCTGGCCCGGGATGGCCGACTCGTAGTGATTCACTCGGATTTCCCGGAGGGCTGCTAG
- the thpR gene encoding RNA 2',3'-cyclic phosphodiesterase — MRLFTAVTLGADIEARVTTAMKPLRSLASHARFVRVEGLHLTLVFLGEVESARLPAIREALASVGPRHAPFTVSVGGGGTFGSPTHPRVLWADVQGDTAALKALQADTAEQLRPLGFEPDFHEYAPHLTLARSKESRGEPAFLKCVEALKDQKLGEGRVDRLILFESQGPQYLSVAEVPLSRVG; from the coding sequence ATGAGACTGTTCACCGCCGTCACCCTGGGCGCGGACATCGAGGCCCGAGTCACCACCGCGATGAAGCCGCTGCGCTCGCTGGCGAGCCACGCGCGCTTCGTCCGCGTGGAGGGCCTGCACCTCACGCTCGTGTTCCTGGGCGAGGTGGAGTCCGCTCGGCTGCCCGCCATCCGTGAAGCGCTCGCGAGCGTGGGTCCTCGGCATGCGCCGTTCACGGTGTCCGTGGGGGGCGGTGGCACGTTCGGTTCCCCCACGCACCCTCGGGTGCTCTGGGCCGACGTCCAGGGTGACACGGCGGCGCTCAAGGCACTGCAAGCGGATACAGCGGAGCAGCTGCGCCCCCTGGGCTTCGAGCCCGACTTCCACGAGTACGCGCCGCACCTGACGCTCGCGCGGAGCAAGGAGTCTCGCGGCGAGCCGGCGTTTCTGAAGTGCGTGGAGGCGCTGAAGGACCAGAAGCTGGGCGAGGGCCGAGTGGACCGGCTCATCCTCTTCGAGAGCCAGGGGCCTCAGTACCTCTCCGTGGCCGAGGTCCCCCTGAGCCGTGTGGGTTGA